A window of Procambarus clarkii isolate CNS0578487 chromosome 9, FALCON_Pclarkii_2.0, whole genome shotgun sequence contains these coding sequences:
- the LOC138362854 gene encoding uncharacterized protein, whose protein sequence is MALIILLYDSETWTINDRLAKELNHFHLICLRRLLNIRWQEKIPDTKVLEEVGIPSVYTLLQKKKYRWADQVAKKPDSLLPKQLLYEKQCQGKHSLSRKNKQLMDCLKLTIRDKDTTPNTGELLSQAIQLAKA, encoded by the coding sequence ATGGCACTAATCATCCTTCTCTACGACAGCGAGACCTGGACTATCAACGACAGACTCGCCAAAGAGCTCAATCATTTTCACTTGATCTGTCTCCGCAGACTCCTTAACATTAGGTGGCAGGAGAAAATCCCGGACACGAAGGTCCTGGAAGAGGTCGGTATTCCCAGCGTCTACACACTCCTACAAAAAAAGAAGTATAGATGGGCAGACCAAGTTGCCAAAAAGCCTGACAGCCTATTACCAAAACAGCTGCTGTACGAAAAACAATGCCAGGGCAAACATTCACTTAGCAGGAAAAATAAACAATTAATGGACTGCCTCAAGCTGACGATCAGAGATAAAGACACCACCCCAAATACTGGAGAGTTGTTATCTCAGGCCATCCAACTTGCAAAAGCATAG